Below is a genomic region from Seriola aureovittata isolate HTS-2021-v1 ecotype China chromosome 23, ASM2101889v1, whole genome shotgun sequence.
ATGAAGACATTATATCTTTTAACCTGTACAAAAACCCTACAAAAACGACACACTCTGGTTTTACTATGGGTTATCTCATGGACTATCCATGTTATCAGTCTTCTTATGTAACTCAGCATGAATACGAAGAAGTCTATTTCCAGAAATGTTGAACTTTCTTTTAACATTAGATACAAAggacacatttgaaaaacacagttttcaagAATCCTGCAGCAAAAATAATCAGACGATCTAAACTTCATTCATATAACTGACTAAAACAGTACCAAAACTTATCAATACAGCTTTGTGAATCCATGCCCTGGAGAATAATGGTAGCTGCATGAGTTTCCATGTTATGTCATATTGATGAATGTTTGTACTAACACACCTGCAGGGTTagtatttcatttttgctgAATCAATCCTtgtgaaacaaacattaatttatccgtccaatgttttatttcttcattataTTGAAATGGATACAGatgtattatttcatttattcatcagcaAGCAACAGTATGAAATCTTCAGTTAACATTTGGTTTATCCAACTTGAAGTTATGATTATTAAGCAAAACTCTACCTACATCAACTACAGATGTGTACAAACTAagtatagaaaaaatgtcaggTTGCTGCTACGGGGGCCAGCGCTGTATTTTTGTGCTAATCTGATACCGAGCCGAACTTCCTGCTTGTCACATCCTGGCTGCCTGACAGCTCATATGGTGACAGGCTGTGGTCAGAGGCCTCAGTCTTACTTTCCATCAGAGACTGCACTGGGGactttctgttctttctttgcctctgttttcttcctctattTATACATGAGCCCTGATtacccttttctctcttttactgTTTCTTGAACATACAACATTCTTTCAATTTGTAGCTTATCTATTTCTACTCTAATCTGAAACAGGCAAGGAATCTAGAAATAGCGCAGAGCAGAGACCTAGAGCTGAACTGCTGCACCATTTAAGGGAAATATTTATGTCCTGCTTGGCTTTACAATAACTCAGCATGTTGGCAAGAAATAttctaataaaaatacaaaaaaatgaactaattaTAGGAAGCAAGGCAGTGGTTCAAACCATCTTTGGACCTTGTACTGGCCTTCACCACAttctttgttgtaaaaaaaGAGGCTAAAGGAAAAAATAGGGCCtatatttcttttccttttaccTAGATCATTGCTTTTATTCTCACAGGATCAGATGCAGGCAATGAGTGCAGATTCAAGGATGCCAGAGCCCAGTCTGGAAAACCTTGGCGTTCCTGCAGGCCGCAGGAGAAACCACCAAAACTTTGGGGCTCTTGAGAAGTTTGCTCAAAATATGGCAGAGAACATAATCCAGTCTTTTATAAACCAAATGGAAATGGTGAAACCAGAGGTGTCCGGTTCTAATCGAGACCAGGAGACGTTAGCTGAGGAGTTAGCGTCAGCAGTGATTGAGATCGCTCTGAGGGAAGTCTGCGGTGGTTGCGATGTGGAGGGTTTCCAGAGTTCAAGATCAGCTGGGGTAAAGATGGATGATGAACAGGCTGAGAACGCGGCTTTCTTAGATGAATCTGGAAGAGAAAGAGACTTTTTGACCATGGACACAGAGATGGATCCAGTTAGTGAACTGCACACCTCTAAAGACATCCAGCCCTACCACCCGCCTCTGTCCCACTCAGGACTCCCCGTCGTGGGATCTCTCGACTACCCCGACGCCCCTCCGACCACCCCGCTCCTCCCCGAGCTCGAGAGGAGCAGACACAGTTTCGCCCGGAAGCTGAAAGGAGGCTTGGCGAAGGTTTTCctgccctcacctcctccgccAACGCCGAAGGACAAAGAGGACGATGTTGGCTCTGTCAACAGCCACCGGGTGGAGTTAATGGAACACTTGATGCACTCACT
It encodes:
- the si:dkey-171c9.3 gene encoding uncharacterized protein si:dkey-171c9.3, with amino-acid sequence MQAMSADSRMPEPSLENLGVPAGRRRNHQNFGALEKFAQNMAENIIQSFINQMEMVKPEVSGSNRDQETLAEELASAVIEIALREVCGGCDVEGFQSSRSAGVKMDDEQAENAAFLDESGRERDFLTMDTEMDPVSELHTSKDIQPYHPPLSHSGLPVVGSLDYPDAPPTTPLLPELERSRHSFARKLKGGLAKVFLPSPPPPTPKDKEDDVGSVNSHRVELMEHLMHSLTTDDLARDSFEVGAQHGATMEAFAEALSCNIIDWVLSSKNREQIAGDSDLHLLAHQLAETIITSSLDEAKMTV